The Chryseobacterium sp. LJ668 genome segment AAGGAAAAGATGAACAATTCTAAAATTCCTTTGGAGAACAGAAAAATATTTGCTAAAAACTATTGGGATTATGAGAATATGACCAATAAGAGCTTTACATCTAAAATAATTAAAATTAAGGGTGTAATGATAAAATTTTATATGATTGCTTTTTTTCTAAAAAGACTTTTTTCCAAATAACGATTGATATTTCAGAATAGGAGACATTTATGAAAAATTCAAATAAAAATAGTAGGTTTCAGAAAAGCTTTAAATGAATTACCTAAGACATAACAAATTATAAACCTGATGAAAATTTTAAACAAAATAAAAAAGAGCATATTTCCAAAATCGCTCTCAGAAAACGCAACAACCAGTTTTGTTTTAGAGAAGACAGGAAATCAGATCTATACCGGTCCTTTCGCCGGATTGGCTATTCCTGATATTTTAAAGCCAAATTTGAAATTAGCTGAGGCGCTTGGTTTATATGAATATGCTCTACATGGCTGTTTTTCAAACCTAATCAATAAAAATATAGAAAACATAATGGTAATTGGTGGCCATAAAGGTTATTATCCAGCAGGTTTGAGCAACCTCCTGAGACCAAACAACATGTATGTTTTTGAGATGGATTTGAATTTCCAACCACTTATTGACTCATGGATTGAAGTAAATAATCTAAAACCCTATCAAACTTTTGGTGAAGCTTCAGAAGAAATATTGCTTAATTGGACTGAAAGAATAGATTTCTTACTTATTGATTGCGAAGGTGCAGAAGATTTTTTATTGCAACCGCAGAAATTTAACTGGCAAAAAGAGACAGATATTCTGGTTGAAATTCATCATTTTTACAATAATAAGATATTAGGAAATTTAGTAACAAGATTCAAAGACACTCATGACCTGTTAATCATTTATGATGATATTTCAGAAAATGAAAAGATTCATAATGTATTAGAAGGTTTAGGAATAGAGGGATCTTTCCGAGGACAGCCCAATCACCGCTGGATTCTTGATGAGAACAACAATAAAATAATAACGGCAGGAATATTTTTATATATGTCTGTAAAAAATACATAATGATCCCAAAAAAAATACATTACTGCTGGTTCGGGGGAAAACAAAAGCCAGATTCTTTCTTTCTTTGTTTAGCTTCATGGAAAAAAAATCTTCCTGACTATGAGATCATCGAGTGGAATGAAGCCAATTTTGACATCAATTGCTGTGAGTATGTTCGTCTAGCTGCTGAACAGAAAAAATGGGCTTTCGTATCAGATTATTCAAGAGCTTTGGCATTGTTTGAGCAAGGTGGTATTTATATGGATATTGATGTAGAAGTAAAATTTTCTTTAGATGAATTTTTAGTCCATCGGGCTTTCTCAGGTTTTGAAATCAAAGGATCGCCATTTACAGCATTGTGGGGTACAGAAGCAGGGCATCCATGGCCAAAAAAAGTTTTAGACTTTTATAAAAACAAAACAGATTTTGATCTTACCACAAATACCGTTTTTGTTTCTGATCTTTTAGTAAATGAATATCAAGCTGATGCAGAAAGAGATGACTATCAGGAATTGGCAGATGGAATTGCAATCTATCCCTCTACTTACTTCTGTCTTGATCTACCAAAAAACTACGCGAGCCATCACTTTGTAGGAACCTGGCATGAAAGAGATACACCAAACCCTTTTAAGGATTTTGTACACGCCTATTTTCATGTCAAAAATGTAGCTGAAATCAAAGAAGGAAAAAAAGAAATTCATAATGTAATTAACAATATGAAAATGATCACTGCAGATGAAATTCTTGATCAGTTTCCATTAAGAATGTTAGTGAAATATATTATTAAACGTATAAAACGATAAGTTTTATTATTTTTGTAAAAACATATCTGATGAACGATCAATTTGCAATTATTTATGCAACAAACCTTGAATTTATAAAGACATTTTTCCAAAATAAAAACACCCGTTTGCTAACGGAAATACGGCTGAAAAAATCATTAAAAAAGTTTTAGAATGATTGTAGGGAGAGGACTTATTGCTTCATTATTTACAGACTGCGACAAAGAAGACACCATTTTTTTTGCATCCGGCGTATCAAATTCTTTAGAAACAAAAACCGAGGAGTTTCTCAGGGAAGAAAATTTAATCAGGAAAATCATTGCTCAACATTCTGATAAAATATTCGTTTATTTTTCTACCTGCAGCGTTTATGATTCTTCTAAAACCGGCAGCTTTTATCTTCTTCATAAGCTGAAAATGGAGCAGATTATTAAAAATACCATTGATAAATTTTTGATTTTGAGAGTGAGCAATGCTGTTGGAAAAGGAGGCAACCCCAATCTTCTGATGAATTACATTGTGAATGCGGTAAAAAATAACGAGACCATCAATGTTCATACTAAAGCAACACGTAATTTGATTGATGCTGAAGATGTCAAGAATATTACATTTGACTTATTACAAAAAAATGAACTCAATAAAATCATCAATGTTGCTTATACTCAGAATTACTCTATTATAGAAATATTAGAAACCGTAGAGAATTTTTATAGCATCAAGCCTCAAATAAATTTAATCAGAAGTGGTGCCGGATATGACATACGGGTCGCGGAAATTGAGGAATACTTCCAAAAAAACAATATGATAAGCAAAGATATATATATTCAAAAAATACTAAAAAAATATTATTCAGAATAAATATGTATCTTGAGATGACATCTGTATTATTACTTTACATGCTCCTCCATCCAAATACCCAATACCAAAAGAGACCAATGCTTATAATTATAATTTAAGTTTCTTTGCACCTCTTTGAAATCTAACTTTTGGAAAATTTTTGAATGTTGGTTTTTTAAAATCTTTGCTGAGAGTTTTTCCATGTCAGGAATTTTCAGCCATTTTTCTACAGGTGCTCCAAATCCTTGCTTTCGTTTCGTTAAAATATGATCTGTCAGTAATTCTCCGAAGGCTTTTCTCAGTATAATTTTGGTCTGATCAGCATTTACTTTATATTTTGCCGGAAGAGCAGAGCAGAATTCCACTAAATCTTTATCTAAAAAGGGGGTTCTCAATTCAATAGAATGCATCATCGCAATTCGATCGTCTTTCACCATATAATCTCCAGGAATAATATTGGTGAGATCCATCTTCATTGGTGTATTAAGATTGGTTTTATCTAATGAAAAACTATATATCTGTTCATACTCTGCATTTGATTTTAGCAGCAAAGTTGTTTCTCTTTTCGTGAAATTATTATGTACTTTTTCTTTTTGATAAGCCACAATATCAGGAAATTTTGCTCTGAAAACTTTATCCAGAAAATAATCTTGCGCTTTTCTGAAACCTATCTTTTCACTAAAAGCAGATCCTATTTTATAAAAGGTAAGATATTTTGGATTCGCACTTCCTTTTTCCAGAATTTCTTTTTCTTTCTGATACCATTTGTACCCGCCAAAAAGCTCATCACCTGCGTTCCCTGTGATGACAACCGTTATGTTTTTTGCAGCCTCCTTACAGATGGCGTGTGTTGCCAAAATGGCTGTATCTGCAAGCGGCTCATCTAATTTTTTTAAGACTTCAATCAATAAATTGGGGATATTTTCATCTTTTAAAGAAACTTCTTTGTGGTTGGTATTGTATTTTTGAGATATGCTTCTTGCTTCCGGCATTTCATTCCATTCACCCTGATACTCAAAGCCTAATGTTGTAAGATTAGAATTATGCCTGGAAGACAGAGCTACCAATGTCCCCGAATCTAATCCACCACTTAAAAAAGCGCCTACTTTAACGTCAGCAATCAATTGTTTTTTTACAGATTTTTCAACGAGACTTTTAAATTTTCTTACAGCATCCTCTTCTGAAATATTGAGTTCTTCTTCAGGCAAATTCCAATATTGAGAAATTTCAATTTTTCCATCATCATATATGAGTTGTGAAGCTGGCGCTAAAACCTGAATATTTTTATAAATAGTTTGATGACTGTTGATATATGAATGCCTCAAAAAATGGGAGACAGCCTCGTCATTTAATTCTTCATTTACTAAACCTGTTGCCAAAATAGCTTTAATTTCAGATGCAAAAATAAATTCGCCGTTTTTTCCCGTTGCGAAGAAAAATGGCTTTTCTCCAAAACGGTCTCTTACGCAAAATAATTGCTGTTTTTTTTCATCCCAAATTGCAACAGAAAACATTCCGTTTAAATATTTTGGAAGCTCAGAACCATATTTTTGATAAAGTGATAGAATCACTTCTGTGTCTGTATTGCTTTTATATGGGTATTCAGACAAATCATTTTTTAAATCCCGGTAGCCGTAAATCTCGCCGTTGAAAACAATACATTCTTTCTTTGTATCCGAATACATCGGCTGATGCCCGTCTTCCGAAAGATCAACAATCGCCAATCTTCTGAAACCTAAAATGCAATTCTCAAAATATTCGTACCCTTCGTCATCCGGACCGCGATGAATAATAGAATCTGTCATTTTTTTCAGACCTATTTTATAAAAATCATCGTGTAAAATATTTTTTTTTACAATACCTGCAATTCCGCACATAGCTCATTAATATATGACAAATTTAAACTTATTTATGGAATTTTTTTGAGCTTATACGTTTTACACAGGTGTAAATTATAAAGTTTCAAATTAATTTAATAGAAATTATTTCAGATATTTGCAGCAATATGCAAGCACAACCTCTGATTTCGATTA includes the following:
- a CDS encoding glycosyltransferase family 32 protein; translated protein: MIPKKIHYCWFGGKQKPDSFFLCLASWKKNLPDYEIIEWNEANFDINCCEYVRLAAEQKKWAFVSDYSRALALFEQGGIYMDIDVEVKFSLDEFLVHRAFSGFEIKGSPFTALWGTEAGHPWPKKVLDFYKNKTDFDLTTNTVFVSDLLVNEYQADAERDDYQELADGIAIYPSTYFCLDLPKNYASHHFVGTWHERDTPNPFKDFVHAYFHVKNVAEIKEGKKEIHNVINNMKMITADEILDQFPLRMLVKYIIKRIKR
- a CDS encoding NAD-dependent epimerase/dehydratase family protein; translated protein: MIVGRGLIASLFTDCDKEDTIFFASGVSNSLETKTEEFLREENLIRKIIAQHSDKIFVYFSTCSVYDSSKTGSFYLLHKLKMEQIIKNTIDKFLILRVSNAVGKGGNPNLLMNYIVNAVKNNETINVHTKATRNLIDAEDVKNITFDLLQKNELNKIINVAYTQNYSIIEILETVENFYSIKPQINLIRSGAGYDIRVAEIEEYFQKNNMISKDIYIQKILKKYYSE
- the asnB gene encoding asparagine synthase (glutamine-hydrolyzing), giving the protein MCGIAGIVKKNILHDDFYKIGLKKMTDSIIHRGPDDEGYEYFENCILGFRRLAIVDLSEDGHQPMYSDTKKECIVFNGEIYGYRDLKNDLSEYPYKSNTDTEVILSLYQKYGSELPKYLNGMFSVAIWDEKKQQLFCVRDRFGEKPFFFATGKNGEFIFASEIKAILATGLVNEELNDEAVSHFLRHSYINSHQTIYKNIQVLAPASQLIYDDGKIEISQYWNLPEEELNISEEDAVRKFKSLVEKSVKKQLIADVKVGAFLSGGLDSGTLVALSSRHNSNLTTLGFEYQGEWNEMPEARSISQKYNTNHKEVSLKDENIPNLLIEVLKKLDEPLADTAILATHAICKEAAKNITVVITGNAGDELFGGYKWYQKEKEILEKGSANPKYLTFYKIGSAFSEKIGFRKAQDYFLDKVFRAKFPDIVAYQKEKVHNNFTKRETTLLLKSNAEYEQIYSFSLDKTNLNTPMKMDLTNIIPGDYMVKDDRIAMMHSIELRTPFLDKDLVEFCSALPAKYKVNADQTKIILRKAFGELLTDHILTKRKQGFGAPVEKWLKIPDMEKLSAKILKNQHSKIFQKLDFKEVQRNLNYNYKHWSLLVLGIWMEEHVK